From one Bos javanicus breed banteng chromosome 15, ARS-OSU_banteng_1.0, whole genome shotgun sequence genomic stretch:
- the LOC133261443 gene encoding olfactory receptor 5I1: MDFLDGNYTLVTEFILLGFPTRPELQIVLFLLFLTLYSLILMGNIGLMMLIRVDLHLQTPMYFLLSNLSFVDLCYSSVIVPKMLVNFLSHNKSISYHGCALQFYFLCTFADTESFILAAMAYDRYVAICNPLLYTAVMSQGICIWLIVLSYFGGNMSSLVHTSFAFILKYCDKNVINHFFCDLPPLLKLSCTDTSLNEWLLSTYGSSVEIICFIVIIISYFYILLSVLKIRSSSGRKKTFSTCASHLTSVAIYQGTLLFVYSRPSYLYSPNTDEIISVFYTIIIPVLNPLIYSLRNKDVKDAAKKVLKPKINSS; the protein is encoded by the coding sequence atgGACTTTTTAGATGGAAACTATACCTTGGTGACTGAGTTTATTCTGTTAGGGTTTCCTACTCGCCCTGAACTGCAGATTGTCCTGTTTCTCCTGTTTCTGACTTTGTACTCTCTGATTTTAATGGGGAACATCGGGTTGATGATGTTAATCAGAGTTGATCTGCACCTTCAAACCCCCATGTATTTTCTCCTTAGTAACCTATCCTTTGTAGACCTTTGCTATTCTTCAGTCATCGTTCCCAAAATGCTTGTCAACTTCCTCTCTCATAACAAGTCCATTTCCTATCATGGCTGTGCCCTGCAGTTCTATTTCTTATGTACTTTCGCAGATACTGAATCCTTTATCTTGGCTGCCATGGCATATGACCGCTATGTCGCCATCTGTAACCCTTTACTGTACACAGCTGTGATGTCTCAGGGCATCTGCATATGGTTGATCGTCTTGTCATACTTTGGAGGCAATATGAGTTCCCTGGTGCACACATCCTTTGCATTTATTCTGAAATACTGTGATAAAAATGTCATTAATCATTTTTTCTGTGACCTCCCTCCCTTGCTTAAGTTATCGTGCACAGACACATCACTTAATGAGTGGCTTCTCTCCACATATGGCAGCTCAGTGGAAATTATCTGcttcattgtcatcatcatctcctacttttacattctccTCTCAGTCTTAAAGATCCGTTCTTCCAGTGGGAGGAAGAAGACCTTCTCTACATGTGCTTCTCACCTGACATCCGTGGCCATCtaccagggaactctgctcttcGTTTACTCACGACCCAGCTACCTGTATTCTCCCAACACTGATGAAATCATCTCAGTGTTCTACACCATCATCATTCCAGTGCTGAATCCCTTGATTTATAGTTTGAGAAACAAAGACGTAAAAGACGCTGCTAAAAAAGTCTTAAAACCAAAGATAAATTCCTCCTGA